Proteins from a single region of Carassius carassius chromosome 25, fCarCar2.1, whole genome shotgun sequence:
- the LOC132104236 gene encoding zinc finger TRAF-type-containing protein 1-like: MSSMEERMELGVAAGPSSSGLGVGPVGGAMDAGPGSAGLAGIQEESAVRRDGAGSEPDPDAPPKKRVRLQEGEAGKLEERLYSVLCCTVCLDLPKASVYQCTNGHLMCAGCFIHLLADARLKEEQATCPNCRCEISKSLCCRNLAVEKAVSELPSECSYCLKQFPRSSLEHHQTEECQDRVTQCKYKRIGCPWQGPFHELSAHEVECSHPSKTGMELMGILDEMDQSLRRELQLYNGIFSLLCFEKIGFTEVQFRPYRTDDFITRLYYETPRFTVLNQTWVLKARVNDSERNPNLSCKRTLSFQLILKSKVNSALECSFLLLKGPYDDVKIKPVIQHHVFSNDANETEYALLPINDSVECNKLLAAKNINLRLFIFQIQK; this comes from the exons ATGTCCTCGATGGAAGAGCGGATGGAATTAGGCGTCGCGGCCGGACCCTCTTCATCGGGTCTGGGTGTCGGTCCTGTGGGTGGCGCAATGGATGCTGGCCCGGGGAGCGCAGGACTGGCAGGTATCCAGGAGGAGTCCGCTGTGCGGAGAGACGGTGCTGGTTCCGAGCCCGACCCGGACGCGCCGCCCAAGAAGCGCGTGAGGCTGCAGGAAGGAGAAGCGGGGAAGCTCGAGGAGCGCCTGTACTCGGTCCTGTGCTGCACGGTGTGTCTGGACCTGCCTAAAGCCTCGGTGTACCAG TGTACAAATGGGCACCTGATGTGTGCAGGCTGCTTCATCCACCTGCTTGCTGATGCACGTCTAAAAGAGGAGCAGGCCACGTGTCCTAACTGCCGCTGTGAGATCAGTAAGAGTCTGTGTTGCAGGAACCTGGCGGTGGAGAAAGCCGTGAGTGAACTCCCCTCTGAGTGCAGCTACTGCCTCAAGCAGTTCCCTCGCTCCAGCCTCGAGCACCATCAGACAGAGGAGTGCCAGGACAG AGTGACGCAGTGCAAGTATAAGCGGATTGGCTGCCCATGGCAGGGGCCATTCCATGAACTCAGCGCCCATGAGGTAGAATGTTCCCACCCATCCAAAACCGGCATGGAGCTTATGGGCATTCTGGACGAGATGGACCAGAGCCTTCGCAGAGAGCTACAACTCTACAATGGCATCTTCAGCCTGTTGTGCTTTGAGAAGATCGGTTTTACAG AGGTGCAATTCCGGCCGTACCGCACCGACGACTTCATCACGCGACTGTACTACGAGACACCACGCTTCACAGTGCTAAACCAGACCTGGGTGCTGAAGGCACGGGTCAATGACTCGGAGCGCAACCCCAACCTGTCCTGCAAACGCACGCTCTCCTTCCAGCTCATCCTGAAGAGCAAAGTGAACTCTGCACTGGAGTGCTCCTTCCTGCTCCTGAAGGGCCCGTACGATGATGTGAAAATCAAACCCGTCATCCAACACCACGTCTTCTCCAACGACGCCAACGAAACCGAGTACGCCCTGCTGCCCATCAACGACAGCGTGGAGTGCAACAAGCTGCTGGCTGCCAAAAACATCAACCTCCGCCTCTTCATCTTTCAGATCCAGAAATAG